In Nocardioides sp. W7, the genomic stretch CCGACCGCGTCGAAGGAGCCAGCGCCCGGGCGCACCCCCTCGTGGAGCACCTCCACTCGGGCTCACCGGACATCGCGGGTCACGTGATGCAGCGATGGATGCGCACCCTCACGCAACTCATCGACGACGCCGCGGCGCGCGGCGGGAGTCCCGACAGCTCGCTCGCGCCACACGCGCGTGCCGTGGCCGTGTTCGCCGCCTGGATCGCGGCGCTGTCGGCAGCAGGCGAGCACCAGCGCGGGCGGACCCTGCCACCAGAGGCCACCGGGAACAGCGTGGGGCTGGAGATCCTTCGCCGGATCACCGACGGGAACCTCTGAGCGGCGTCGCTGGGGGGTGCGAGCCGGTGGTTCAGCCCGCGGATCGAAGCAGGTCGGCGGCGGGGAGC encodes the following:
- a CDS encoding TetR/AcrR family transcriptional regulator codes for the protein MAAGADDHDGPRQERRKAATRRRILGAADGLFEERGYAETSIEDIAGAADVAVRTIYLHFSSKAAIMLAYFDEWLDAFVAEIVRRPLTEPVVDTVRAALEAMSEAGWADRVEGASARAHPLVEHLHSGSPDIAGHVMQRWMRTLTQLIDDAAARGGSPDSSLAPHARAVAVFAAWIAALSAAGEHQRGRTLPPEATGNSVGLEILRRITDGNL